In Phyllopteryx taeniolatus isolate TA_2022b chromosome 8, UOR_Ptae_1.2, whole genome shotgun sequence, one genomic interval encodes:
- the vaspb gene encoding vasodilator-stimulated phosphoprotein isoform X3, translating into MIYDDGNKKWLPAGAGSQTFSRVQIYHNPSNNAFRIVGRKMQTDQQVVINCPIVRGLKYNQATPNFHQWRDARQVWGLNFGSKEDAALFANGMTHALEVLNSMADAGYATLPRPMSNGPSPEEIEQQRRLEQQRLEQQERERHERECQERERLERERQAAAAPVPPAPPMGPGDLAPPPAPPPPPGPPPPPGPPPPPGPLPAASAPPPSGPPSAAPPPGGPPPPPPLPSDLGSQGGGGAGGLAAALAGAKLRKLSKQEDGSAAAPVGRADSSRSSNSSVGGGGDLMGEMSAILARRRKAADTGEKVPMKTQDNEEPEPQSQTEIIRRPWEKSSTMTRNNSIPKSMDSTTPLSQSSRVKPANNSNDTSGVDDSDLEKMKQEILEEVRKELQKVKEEIITAFIQELQKRST; encoded by the exons ATGATCTACGATGACGGCAATAAGAAGTGGCTGCCGGCAGGTGCTGGATCCCAGACCTTCAGCAGAGTCCAGATCTATCACAACCCCTCCAACAATGCCTTCCGAATAGTGGGACGCAAGATGCAGACAGACCAGCAG GTGGTTATAAACTGTCCTATTGTGAGAGGGTTGAAGTACAACCAGGCCACACCTAATTTCCATCAGTGGCGGGATGCTCGGCAGGTGTGGGGGCTCAACTTTGGCAGCAAAGAGGATGCTGCGCTCTTTGCCAATGGCATGACACATGCTCTGGAGGTGCTCAACTCCATGGCAGATGCAG GCTATGCAACCCTTCCGCGCCCGATGTCAAATGGTCCATCTCCTGAAGAGATCGAGCAGCAAAGGAG GTTGGAGCAGCAGAGGCTTGAACAGCAAGAACGGGAGCGACATGAGCGAGAGTGTCAAGAAAGAGAGAgattggagagagagagacaagcTGCAGCAG CACCTGTTCCTCCTGCTCCACCTATGGGCCCTGGGGACCTTGCTCCTCCACCTGCGCCTCCCCCACCACcagggcctcctccaccaccagggcctcctccaccacctggGCCTCTTCCAGCTGCTAGTGCTCCTCCGCCTTCAGGACCCCCATCAGCTGCACCCCCACCAGGAGGACCACCGCCTCCCCCACCTCTGCCATCAGATTTAGGGAGCCAAGGTGGTGGTGGAGCCGGGGGCTTGGCTGCTGCCTTGGCAGGAGCGAAACTTCGTAAACTATCTAAA CAGGAGGATGGATCTGCTGCAGCTCCAGTGGGCAGAGCAGATTCCAGTCGCAGCAGCAACTCTTCTGTTGGAGGAGGTGGCGACCTGATGGGTGAGATGAGTGCCATCTTGGCCCGAAG GAGAAAAGCAGCTGACACTGGAGAGAAAGTCCCTATGAAGACACAAGACAAT GAGGAGCCGGAGCCTCAAAGTCAAACTG AGATCATAAGAAGACCTTGGGAGAAATCATCCACTATGACCAG GAATAACTCCATTCCCAAGAGCATGGATTCCACCACCCCCTTGTCCCAAAGTTCCAG GGTGAAGCCTGCAAACAACAGTAATGACACAAGTGGAGTAGATGACTCGGATTTAGAAAAAATGAAACAG GAAATCCTTGAGGAGGTGCGAAAAGAACTTCAAAAAGTAAAGGAGGAAATCATAACAG CCTTTATTCAGGAGTTGCAAAAGAGAAGCACATAG
- the vaspb gene encoding vasodilator-stimulated phosphoprotein isoform X1, with the protein MSESSICQARATVMIYDDGNKKWLPAGAGSQTFSRVQIYHNPSNNAFRIVGRKMQTDQQVVINCPIVRGLKYNQATPNFHQWRDARQVWGLNFGSKEDAALFANGMTHALEVLNSMADAGYATLPRPMSNGPSPEEIEQQRRLEQQRLEQQERERHERECQERERLERERQAAAAPVPPAPPMGPGDLAPPPAPPPPPGPPPPPGPPPPPGPLPAASAPPPSGPPSAAPPPGGPPPPPPLPSDLGSQGGGGAGGLAAALAGAKLRKLSKQEDGSAAAPVGRADSSRSSNSSVGGGGDLMGEMSAILARRRKAADTGEKVPMKTQDNEEPEPQSQTEIIRRPWEKSSTMTRNNSIPKSMDSTTPLSQSSRVKPANNSNDTSGVDDSDLEKMKQEILEEVRKELQKVKEEIITAFIQELQKRST; encoded by the exons TGAGTCGAGTATCTGCCAGGCTCGGGCCACTGTGATGATCTACGATGACGGCAATAAGAAGTGGCTGCCGGCAGGTGCTGGATCCCAGACCTTCAGCAGAGTCCAGATCTATCACAACCCCTCCAACAATGCCTTCCGAATAGTGGGACGCAAGATGCAGACAGACCAGCAG GTGGTTATAAACTGTCCTATTGTGAGAGGGTTGAAGTACAACCAGGCCACACCTAATTTCCATCAGTGGCGGGATGCTCGGCAGGTGTGGGGGCTCAACTTTGGCAGCAAAGAGGATGCTGCGCTCTTTGCCAATGGCATGACACATGCTCTGGAGGTGCTCAACTCCATGGCAGATGCAG GCTATGCAACCCTTCCGCGCCCGATGTCAAATGGTCCATCTCCTGAAGAGATCGAGCAGCAAAGGAG GTTGGAGCAGCAGAGGCTTGAACAGCAAGAACGGGAGCGACATGAGCGAGAGTGTCAAGAAAGAGAGAgattggagagagagagacaagcTGCAGCAG CACCTGTTCCTCCTGCTCCACCTATGGGCCCTGGGGACCTTGCTCCTCCACCTGCGCCTCCCCCACCACcagggcctcctccaccaccagggcctcctccaccacctggGCCTCTTCCAGCTGCTAGTGCTCCTCCGCCTTCAGGACCCCCATCAGCTGCACCCCCACCAGGAGGACCACCGCCTCCCCCACCTCTGCCATCAGATTTAGGGAGCCAAGGTGGTGGTGGAGCCGGGGGCTTGGCTGCTGCCTTGGCAGGAGCGAAACTTCGTAAACTATCTAAA CAGGAGGATGGATCTGCTGCAGCTCCAGTGGGCAGAGCAGATTCCAGTCGCAGCAGCAACTCTTCTGTTGGAGGAGGTGGCGACCTGATGGGTGAGATGAGTGCCATCTTGGCCCGAAG GAGAAAAGCAGCTGACACTGGAGAGAAAGTCCCTATGAAGACACAAGACAAT GAGGAGCCGGAGCCTCAAAGTCAAACTG AGATCATAAGAAGACCTTGGGAGAAATCATCCACTATGACCAG GAATAACTCCATTCCCAAGAGCATGGATTCCACCACCCCCTTGTCCCAAAGTTCCAG GGTGAAGCCTGCAAACAACAGTAATGACACAAGTGGAGTAGATGACTCGGATTTAGAAAAAATGAAACAG GAAATCCTTGAGGAGGTGCGAAAAGAACTTCAAAAAGTAAAGGAGGAAATCATAACAG CCTTTATTCAGGAGTTGCAAAAGAGAAGCACATAG
- the vaspb gene encoding vasodilator-stimulated phosphoprotein isoform X2, whose protein sequence is MSESSICQARATVMIYDDGNKKWLPAGAGSQTFSRVQIYHNPSNNAFRIVGRKMQTDQQVVINCPIVRGLKYNQATPNFHQWRDARQVWGLNFGSKEDAALFANGMTHALEVLNSMADAGYATLPRPMSNGPSPEEIEQQRRLEQQRLEQQERERHERECQERERLERERQAAAAPVPPAPPMGPGDLAPPPAPPPPPGPPPPPGPPPPPGPLPAASAPPPSGPPSAAPPPGGPPPPPPLPSDLGSQGGGGAGGLAAALAGAKLRKLSKEDGSAAAPVGRADSSRSSNSSVGGGGDLMGEMSAILARRRKAADTGEKVPMKTQDNEEPEPQSQTEIIRRPWEKSSTMTRNNSIPKSMDSTTPLSQSSRVKPANNSNDTSGVDDSDLEKMKQEILEEVRKELQKVKEEIITAFIQELQKRST, encoded by the exons TGAGTCGAGTATCTGCCAGGCTCGGGCCACTGTGATGATCTACGATGACGGCAATAAGAAGTGGCTGCCGGCAGGTGCTGGATCCCAGACCTTCAGCAGAGTCCAGATCTATCACAACCCCTCCAACAATGCCTTCCGAATAGTGGGACGCAAGATGCAGACAGACCAGCAG GTGGTTATAAACTGTCCTATTGTGAGAGGGTTGAAGTACAACCAGGCCACACCTAATTTCCATCAGTGGCGGGATGCTCGGCAGGTGTGGGGGCTCAACTTTGGCAGCAAAGAGGATGCTGCGCTCTTTGCCAATGGCATGACACATGCTCTGGAGGTGCTCAACTCCATGGCAGATGCAG GCTATGCAACCCTTCCGCGCCCGATGTCAAATGGTCCATCTCCTGAAGAGATCGAGCAGCAAAGGAG GTTGGAGCAGCAGAGGCTTGAACAGCAAGAACGGGAGCGACATGAGCGAGAGTGTCAAGAAAGAGAGAgattggagagagagagacaagcTGCAGCAG CACCTGTTCCTCCTGCTCCACCTATGGGCCCTGGGGACCTTGCTCCTCCACCTGCGCCTCCCCCACCACcagggcctcctccaccaccagggcctcctccaccacctggGCCTCTTCCAGCTGCTAGTGCTCCTCCGCCTTCAGGACCCCCATCAGCTGCACCCCCACCAGGAGGACCACCGCCTCCCCCACCTCTGCCATCAGATTTAGGGAGCCAAGGTGGTGGTGGAGCCGGGGGCTTGGCTGCTGCCTTGGCAGGAGCGAAACTTCGTAAACTATCTAAA GAGGATGGATCTGCTGCAGCTCCAGTGGGCAGAGCAGATTCCAGTCGCAGCAGCAACTCTTCTGTTGGAGGAGGTGGCGACCTGATGGGTGAGATGAGTGCCATCTTGGCCCGAAG GAGAAAAGCAGCTGACACTGGAGAGAAAGTCCCTATGAAGACACAAGACAAT GAGGAGCCGGAGCCTCAAAGTCAAACTG AGATCATAAGAAGACCTTGGGAGAAATCATCCACTATGACCAG GAATAACTCCATTCCCAAGAGCATGGATTCCACCACCCCCTTGTCCCAAAGTTCCAG GGTGAAGCCTGCAAACAACAGTAATGACACAAGTGGAGTAGATGACTCGGATTTAGAAAAAATGAAACAG GAAATCCTTGAGGAGGTGCGAAAAGAACTTCAAAAAGTAAAGGAGGAAATCATAACAG CCTTTATTCAGGAGTTGCAAAAGAGAAGCACATAG